The sequence below is a genomic window from Nitrospinaceae bacterium.
CTACATCAAAAATCACATCCACCAGGCCTTCGAGCACGGCGCAACAGGACAAGAGATATTAGAGGCCGTGGAACTCGTAATATTCCCCGCCGGCTCGCCCTCGTTCAACGCAGGGATAAAAGCGCTAATGGCGGTGATCGAGGAGCGTGGGGAGAATAAATAAAAGGACCTCAAAAGGAGACAACACCGACAACAGTTCCAAAAGGCAGACGCAACACATCGAATATCATTTCTATAGCTAACAACTATTTCATAAAAAACACCCCTCGGCGGATCGACCGGTGGGTGTTTTTTTTCGCTACAAGGACAATATTAGAACCGAAAATCTTCGTGGCAGGCAAGACAGGCAGCCTGAAGGCGAAAGAGCGCTGAGATGGAGGCGGCCGGATCTTTTTTCGCGGCAAGTTTCGAGAGCGCCCCCGCCTCGGCCTCAAGTTTCAATGAGTAATTCCGAAACGAAGCGTCTTTTTTATAGTTTTCGATTTCGGGAAGCGATTTGGCAATCTTGGCAATCTCCATGAGGCGCTGTTGAACAACCGGAAAGGGCACCTCATCTCCCGACTCTTGAACGGGAACGAGCAGCAAGGATTTAACCACAGCACTGTAGGCCCCTTCCATCTTGGCCATCACGTCGCCCACCTCAACCTCTTGCGTGCCGCCCGGCACGGGCAAGGCCAGCGCCGCCGTAAGCAAAGTCGCCCCGGCAAAAAACCCAACGAGCGATCTCGGGGAGTATTTCGTACAGATCAATTCTGGTCTCCTTACTCATAAATAAATCAGTGGATTCTATTGAAGCACGTCTCCCCAACCCGCTTCCTCGTCCTCAAATACGGTGATGTCGCAGTATACCTCGATGTAATTGCCATCGGGATCAGTAAAATAAAATGCGCGGTTGCCGCTCCCTGCCTCAAAACCATCACCCTCAGGACCATGGACGACAGGTCCGTACTTAATTTCAACTCCGCAACTTTTGATGTGCTTGAGGGCCTTGAGCCACTCGGTACGATTGGGCACCTCGAAGGCCATGTGTTGAAAACCTGCCTTGCGCTCCTCCATCGAGTTTTCGGTATCAGGATAAAGGCTGGGAGCCTCCTGTGGGGCCTGAAAAAAAACGATTTCATGGTGCGCACGATCACAGCGCATGAACACGGCGGCTCCGCCCGGTACAGGCGCATCCGGCCCCGAGCGACTCGTCACCCTAAAGCCCATGACGTCCGTATAGAAATTTTGCAACCGATCCAGATCCCGCGTCCAGAAACCCATGTGGCCGATCTTGGTGGTTTTGAACATCATGCGTCCTTCCTAGAGAAAATAATTTTTTAAAATCCTCTGTGATGTAAGAATGGCAATTCTAACGCACCGGGGCCCGACAATGCGAGGGACAAAAAAAGACCCGCTCCTTTAACGGGAGCGGGCTATCCGAAAATTATTTTTTTTCTGTGACCCAAGCAACAGACCATCAGGGAAGCATACTAACCAGTCCCCAGAGGGAGCTGAGGGGTCGCCACCCATTTTTGATCTTAAGCGGCACAGGCGTAGGAGTCTTGGCCCATTCTTTTTTTTGCATCGAGCGCGCTTTGTTTATCAACAATCGGATAGCATTGATGCGGATGACCCAGCCCAACCGCCCGCCGCCAACAAAGGTGCCCTGCGAGAGGCCGACCATCTCGAAGCGACCGTCGCGAATGGCGATGACCGGTGTTCCACTGTCTCCCGGCGAGAGCCCGTTGCTCACCATAAACGCGTTCTCATTTTTAGCCGCCACCCTCGCCACTTCACGAGGAGCACGAAGAGCGCTGACGATGCCCTCGCGTACGTTCACTCCCATGTTCAGAGGATTGCCTATGGCATAAATGTAGTTGCCCACCTGAAGATCGTCACTATTGCCGAGCGAGTAAGGAAACGAAGGCGGGTTCACACCTCGCGGAATTTCAAATAGCGCCACATCGTCCTCGGGGCTCAGGACAAGTGCTCTAAGCGGATGCTCAACTCCATCGTGGCGCAAAAAAGTTTTTTCCGCTAATTTTTTTACCTGTAGTTTCATGACACCCACGGGCGTGGATATCTTGATGGTACCTTGAGCAACTGTATGCTCGACCGTGAGTATGAACCTGTCGCCTACAACCACACCGCTCCCAACAAGCTCTTTTTCGATTTCCTCGCCATCGGGAAGCCTGAATTTCGTTCGCGTAACAAGAATCACGATAGAGGAGACCACTCGCGAGAGATTCATCTGCGAGGAATCAACCAGGTAGGCATGGTTATCGTAGCGCCCGTCCGGGCGAGGGCTCCTATCTTCGGTGCTCACCGGAGCGGAGGCACACCCCACGAGGAGTGTAGCGGCGAGGAATAAAACATGACCACGAATCTTGTAGGCCGACATTTATCGACCCTCCCAAGGCGGCGGTACGAGACATCGGCCACTGACGCCACATTACTACTAACAATCTTA
It includes:
- a CDS encoding carboxymuconolactone decarboxylase family protein produces the protein YIKNHIHQAFEHGATGQEILEAVELVIFPAGSPSFNAGIKALMAVIEERGENK
- a CDS encoding cytochrome c; protein product: MICTKYSPRSLVGFFAGATLLTAALALPVPGGTQEVEVGDVMAKMEGAYSAVVKSLLLVPVQESGDEVPFPVVQQRLMEIAKIAKSLPEIENYKKDASFRNYSLKLEAEAGALSKLAAKKDPAASISALFRLQAACLACHEDFRF
- a CDS encoding trypsin-like peptidase domain-containing protein, translating into MSAYKIRGHVLFLAATLLVGCASAPVSTEDRSPRPDGRYDNHAYLVDSSQMNLSRVVSSIVILVTRTKFRLPDGEEIEKELVGSGVVVGDRFILTVEHTVAQGTIKISTPVGVMKLQVKKLAEKTFLRHDGVEHPLRALVLSPEDDVALFEIPRGVNPPSFPYSLGNSDDLQVGNYIYAIGNPLNMGVNVREGIVSALRAPREVARVAAKNENAFMVSNGLSPGDSGTPVIAIRDGRFEMVGLSQGTFVGGGRLGWVIRINAIRLLINKARSMQKKEWAKTPTPVPLKIKNGWRPLSSLWGLVSMLP